In the Dioscorea cayenensis subsp. rotundata cultivar TDr96_F1 chromosome 12, TDr96_F1_v2_PseudoChromosome.rev07_lg8_w22 25.fasta, whole genome shotgun sequence genome, one interval contains:
- the LOC120273348 gene encoding T-complex protein 1 subunit gamma: MHAPVLVLKDSVKRESGSKVQHANIQASKAVADIIRTTLGPRSMLKMLLDAGGGIVVTNDGNCILRELDLAHPAAKSMIELSRTQDEEVGDGTTSVIVLAGEMLHVAEAFIDKNYHPTVICRAYNKALEDAVAVLDKIAMPIDVNDRATMLGLVKSCIGTKFTGQFGDLISDLAIDSTTIVGVDLGQGLREVDIKKYIKVEKVPGGQLEDSKVLKGVMINKDVVAPGKMRRKILNPRIILLDCPLEYKKGENQTNAELVKEEDWEVLLKMEEEYIENLCMQILKFKPDLVITEKGLSDLACHYFSKAGVSAIRRLRKTDNNRIAKACGAVVVNRPEELQESDVGTGAGLFEIKKIGDEFFAFIVDCKEPKACTVLLRGASKDLLNEVERNLQDAMSVARNILKNPKLLPGGGATELTVSATLKQKSSSIEGIEKWPYEAAAVAFEAIPRTLAQNCGVNVIRTMTALQGKHANGENAWVGIDGNTGAIADMKEQKIWDSYSVKAQTFKTAIEAACMLLRIDDIVSGIKKKQAPGAGPTPSKPKIEEEGDADNEQMIPE, from the exons ATGCACGCCCCGGTCTTGGTTCTCA AGGATTCTGTAAAGCGTGAATCTGGGAGCAAGGTGCAGCATGCCAACATCCAAGCTTCAAAG GCTGTGGCTGATATTATCCGCACAACATTGGGTCCTCGGTCCATGTTGAAGATGCTGCTTGATGCTGGAGGAG GAATTGTGGTTACAAATGATGGAAATTGTATTCTGAGAGAGTTAGATCTTGCCCATCCAGCTGCCAAG TCAATGATTGAACTTAGCCGCACTCAAGATGAAGAAGTAGGAGATGGGACAACTTCGGTCATTGTTCTTG CTGGTGAGATGCTTCATGTTGCCGAGGCCTTTATTGACAAAAATTACCATCCAACTGTTATCTGCAGAG CATACAATAAAGCTCTTGAGGATGCTGTTGCTGTACTAGACAAGATTGCTATGCCCATTGATGTTAACGACC GTGCCACTATGTTGGGATTGGTAAAAAGCTGCATTGGCACAAAGTTTACTGGACAGTTTGGAGACTTAATTTCT GATCTTGCTATCGATTCTACCACAATAGTAGGTGTGGACCTTGGCCAAGGGTTACGAgaagtagacattaagaaatatATCAAAGTAGAAAAGGTTCCTGGTGGCCAGTTGGAGGATTCCAAGGTTCTTAAAGGAGTCATGATCAATAAAGATGTTGTTGCCCCTGgtaaaatgagaaggaagataCTGAACCCTCGGATCATTCTTCTTGATTGTCCTCTTGAGTATAAGAAGGgagaaaatcaaacaaatgCTGAGTTAGTaaaggaagaagattg GGAAGTTTTATTGAAGATGGAGGAAGAATATATTGAGAACCTTTGTATGCAGATATTGAAGTTCAAGCCTGACCTAGTTATTACTGAAAAAGGACTCAGTGATTTAGCATGCCATTATTTCAGCAAGGCTGGTGTTAGTGCTATTCGGAGATTGAGGAAGACTGACAATAACAGAATTGCTAAAGCATGTGGGGCTGTTGTTGTCAACAGGCCAGAGGAACTGCAAGAATCTGATGTTGGAACTGGAGCAGGGCTTTTTGAGATAAAGAAAATCGGAGATGAGTTTTTTGCATTTATTGTTGACTGCAAAGAACCGAAAGCCTGCACTGTTCTGTTGAGAGGTGCTAGCAAAGATCTTCTAAATGAAGTTGAAAGAAATTTGCAG GATGCCATGTCTGTAGCAAGAAACATATTGAAAAACCCAAAGCTTCTTCCTGGCGGTGGTGCTACCGAGTTGACGGTATCTGCAACACTAAAACAAAAGAGTTCATCAATTGAAGGCATCGAAAAG TGGCCATATGAAGCTGCTGCTGTGGCTTTTGAGGCCATCCCCAGAACCTTGGCCCAGAACTGTGGAGTCAATGTGATCAGGACCATGACAGCTCTTCAAGGAAAG CATGCAAATGGGGAAAATGCATGGGTTGGCATTGATGGGAACACTGGTGCTATCGCCGACATGAAAGAACAAAAG ATATGGGATTCATACAGCGTAAAAGCACAAACATTCAAGACTGCCATTGAGGCTGCTTGCATGCTTCTGAGGATCGACGATATTGTTAGTGGCATAAAGAAGAAGCAGGCTCCTGGAGCCGGTCCAACTCCATCTAAACCCAAGATAGAGGAAGAAGGTGATGCCGACAATGAGCAGATGATCccagagtaa